The Bombus huntii isolate Logan2020A chromosome 2, iyBomHunt1.1, whole genome shotgun sequence genomic interval TATTCATTGATTCACATATGTAGGATATGTCTAATATGTAATACTTCTCAGTCAACAGTAGTATGTATGTTGAACAAGGACATTTTATACCTTgtttatacaaaatacaagCTCTTTGATATAGCCACAGATAAGACTAAAATGGTAAAGAAGTTTATGGTTTACAGGCTTCTAAAACATGCGACGCAAAAATAAATAGTAGATATCAAATCTATCTCATACCTGGTTTATgcttgtattattattatcaaaggTGGATGTGTGTGAAAGAAAAACGAGATCACTTAATTTGCAGTACTAACAAAGaacattataataattaagtGTATTCGTTGGTGATGTGTCTTCTTTAATGGTTTAATTACCTTTGAACTTTGAAATGCTAAGAAAAGATTAGTGACAGTAACTCTCGCGttttatctaatgtcaatatttattaaaaatgcagTAAGCAGTAATAGTGATAGTTGACGAAGAGTTAAGTTGTTGCGTAGGTATATAGTTACGACTACACTTGGACTATCTCATTACATCTATATGAATAAAAAGCACAAGTGTCAAGGGTGAATTGTTTGATTTATTCGTAAGTTTGGATTATATCAAAGTGatgtttcaattttttctaGCTTATAATGTTTTTTTGTTACTTTATAGTTAGATTTATAAAACTGTTTGTGAATATTATTTATGGACTAATTTTGTGGTACGTAATATAACAGTTtgtgtaatttaatttatgatatACTATccttttcataatattttttgtttacaTCTGTACTATTCATCATTAAAAAAGttcatcaaaaaatttttttttctttgtgctatttcattatattattaatatctatAGATTTTGTAATCTGACATTTTCttgtttgttatttttttaatattttggagatatctatatatttgCTTCTTATGTTTAACAGGTTCTTGTGACGACTGTGTAAAAACAGTCAGTCTTACATACTGCGATCATGGAACAAATGATTGCTCTGAGTACTCAAAATCCATTAACTTTATTAGTAAAGTTTGGGATGATGGCTTGGAATGATACTTGTGGCAATGAGAATTGTTCTGGACATGGAGAATGTCATAATGGTACTTGTTTATGCGaggtaatattttaattgtaattcATTATAATTAGATAATATTTAGTCCATTTCTTGTACTTTTGAATATagtttttatgtttttttcaTAGATTCAGTTTGATGGACTAGAATGTCATGTTCCAAATTTAAGTTACTACATTGCATTCGCAACTATATTCTTTATGCTGGCATTTGTATGTCTAATACAACTGATTATGTGTATCATCGCAGAATGGCAGAAAATGAAAGCACCATCTTTTCTTAGAGCTTGTAGAGTCACAACAcaaaaagttttatattttattgtatttctCGCATCATTGATAAGAGGAGCATATTTTACATCGCCggtaaatattatacaaaatgtattattaaagatcTTAAATCTTCtttaaataatgataaaatattaaacttaTCTTTTGATAGACTGCATTTAAAGAAGGATGGTCCAGAAGTTTATTATCTGCATATTATCCACTTGTTTTAAGTGGATCCTCTTTAATTGTTTGTTTCTGGGCTGAAGTATTTCACTTAAGAAATATGTCATGGGACAAACCACAGTTTCTTTCAAAATCATTCATAGGTTTTGCTGTGTTTAATGTATTAACATACTCTCTGCTTTTAGCAGAATTTATTGTTACTCAAATATATTCCCAAGAAGATCAggtgaattaaataaaaatatatatagtagtGGACTTTTAACCACTTGCGCTAGAAAGACGTGCCACGCACGTCAAGATGCTTTTGTTCCAAAATCGTCAGTGACGTGTATACCACGTCGATAGGTATTTCtcgcagaaataaaaatgatgtGTGCTGCACGTCGACTAACAGTCAGATCGTTCGTTTGTAATAATCTACTATACAGTAGtagattattaataaataaaatgctATTGTTGCTATGAGTATTTATTGATATccatataaaattctttatgTAAGACCCTACCAACGCGCTGAAACACTGCTTAAAAGATTGCACTCGCAGACGTGGTGAGGCGACAAAGTAACGTGTTATATTGTAGCGCACTGCACGCGCAACTGTGAGTTTATTGGTAGCGCAAGTGgctaattattttttagttcCTAGGTAATCTGTTACTACACTATCagtaattttaattcattataCTCAAAATGATCTTTTTCAGAGCTTTTACACCCATGTTTTTAATGGTTGCTATGCAGTGCTCTTGTTTATTGTTgtgatatttttcttaatttatggAGTGGAAGTGTACTTTAAAGTAAgttgtttgaaatttttattataaataatgaataaataagCATTCTATTAAAGTAACTTTGTCTTAGATTCGAGGTGGTTTCTTGAATGATTATCAAAATAGTACAATTTTGAATAAACGTACAGTCTCTGATTTAAAAGTTAATGCTGAAGAACAAGTTACTGCAAAATTATTTGATCCAGTTCCAAGTACATCACAATTATCTCAAGTGcaagaacaaataaatatttctcaatTGCATCAGTCACGTGTAGGATTATTATCACAAGCTTtcatgttatttattattgttggATTTTTATGCAGTGAAACACTTAGCGAATTCTGGAAAGCAAAGTAAATATGaagataatttcttaattggatataattacattcttttatacttaataattattcattacatattttttattacagaGTTCCTTTATATAGTAGGAATTGTCATGATATTGTTTTCCGTATTATTGAAGTAGGCGTAATATTATGGTTTCCATGTGTGCTATGGAATTGTTTTAGGTTTGTATtgtgtattatttattaataaataatataataatataaaattccataaacatgctattttaattttttgttattttgattattatttaaatataattatttttcatttcattttagtCCTGAACAGCTGTGGATTTTAAATCCGAAGCGTCTTTTGAAACGATTAGATCATTCGAAATACatgaaagaaatagaattacAAGATAAAAATGCAGAACAAGATACTGCACTTTTTTCGGATGGAACATCAATTAACAGCAAAGATTGTTGGATCTGTTATGATAGTGAAAGGCAAGATGCTGGTCCATTAATACAACCTTGCCAATGTAGAGGTGATGTGAGTGCAGTTCATCACAATTGTTTGCGCCGATGGTTGGTCGaggtaaaatataaaatattttcattttgtagAGGTATACTCGTACTTATCATGTTATCATATGTGCACTATGCATTTCAGAGTTCTATAAATGCTGACAGTCTTACTTGCAAAGTGTGTGGTACAAATTACAATGTTGAACATGCAAGTAAATTGGACTGGCAAAATGGTATAACTTCTCGTCATTGTTTGCAAACTATGGCCATTGTCACAACCATGTGTGGATCATCAGCTGCTGCTTGGACTCTCATTCAATTAGTAGAAGGTCCAATTATCAGAATGCTTGCAGCTGGTACTGCATTGTTGATTATGTATGTTTGTATAag includes:
- the LOC126878039 gene encoding uncharacterized protein LOC126878039 translates to MEQMIALSTQNPLTLLVKFGMMAWNDTCGNENCSGHGECHNGTCLCEIQFDGLECHVPNLSYYIAFATIFFMLAFVCLIQLIMCIIAEWQKMKAPSFLRACRVTTQKVLYFIVFLASLIRGAYFTSPTAFKEGWSRSLLSAYYPLVLSGSSLIVCFWAEVFHLRNMSWDKPQFLSKSFIGFAVFNVLTYSLLLAEFIVTQIYSQEDQSFYTHVFNGCYAVLLFIVVIFFLIYGVEVYFKIRGGFLNDYQNSTILNKRTVSDLKVNAEEQVTAKLFDPVPSTSQLSQVQEQINISQLHQSRVGLLSQAFMLFIIVGFLCSETLSEFWKAKVPLYSRNCHDIVFRIIEVGVILWFPCVLWNCFSPEQLWILNPKRLLKRLDHSKYMKEIELQDKNAEQDTALFSDGTSINSKDCWICYDSERQDAGPLIQPCQCRGDVSAVHHNCLRRWLVESSINADSLTCKVCGTNYNVEHASKLDWQNGITSRHCLQTMAIVTTMCGSSAAAWTLIQLVEGPIIRMLAAGTALLIMYVCIRFLSLNTVVAYQRAKISSLNIISSDSNGNAHVSTISHTVCVDLAKSETATI